In the genome of Mastomys coucha isolate ucsf_1 unplaced genomic scaffold, UCSF_Mcou_1 pScaffold21, whole genome shotgun sequence, the window TTTCCTGCTTACCACTTTTGTGCCAAGCAGTCTAGCCACTCTGTGCCTCCCTTTCCTCGTCTGGAAAAATGAAGCCGGTGGTTGGAAGAATTGCAGTATTGTCTAAAAAGATGTAGTGCTTAGCTGtgtgtggtggcgcatgactttaattccagcactctggaggcagagggaaggcagTTCTCTAGGAGTTGGAGTataccctggtctacacagactTCTATGTCCATCCAGAACTGCATGGTGAGACTCagcctcaaaaataataattagggctggagagatatctcatgggttaagagcactggctggggctggtgagatggctcagccaggaagagcactgactgctcttcagaaggtcatgagttcaaatcaaTAAAGTACTAATAAaggaggcctgtgtgtgtgtgtctgtgtctgcaagTGGGCCAGTCACAATGAGGCTGCATCCCCAAACCTCTCTGGGATGTGGAAGGATCTGGCTacctcacatggtggctcacaaccaccagaaatgagatctgacgccctcttctggtgcatctgaagacagatacagtgtacttacatataataaataaataaatctttaaaaaaaaaaaaaagagcactggctgctcttcctaaggtctggagttcaattctcagcaaccacatggtggctcacaaccatctgaaatgggatctgatgccctctgttggtgtgtctgaagacaactgtaACTGTCATTACAGTGTActtgtattaaataaataaatcttttaaagtaataattattAACTCATTAATTATGGAACTTGAGGTCTTCTCAGTATTGGAGCACATGCTTAGCCAGCGAGAGACAGTTTACAGGTATGAGCTGAGCCCCAATACCTGGCTTAAGTTGATTAATGTCAACTTATGAACATGGTCTATTATTAAGATATTCCTAGGATTTTCTACAATCCCATTAATATCGAATTCAAATCATACATCTCCCTTTCCaggagaggaaaaagacaaaTTTGAAGTTGGGCTTGGGGAACTGGCCCCTCCCTTGTTTTTCTGCCCCTGTCGCTCAGCTCTTGCCCCACTTGCTCTGGAGTTGCAGGCATGCTCACCACCCTCCAGCACACTAGCTACCCTCTGGCCTCAGGGATCTTTATTCTGGAACATTCCCCTAGTTGTATGACTGGCTGTTTACATAGGGtgttccctctgtctctcacagAGTAGGGGGCCCACCATTTGTTGCTAGCTCCTGGTTGTTGCTAGGTGCAAATGTGTTCCATCTGTTCTTGCTTCCTTTAATGAATGTACAGTCTCACGGGGGTGACTGGTGCTATTCCCACTTTAGAGAGAAGACTGAGGCTCAGTTGGGTCCAACAGGGTAGGGACTAGGGAAGGCAGGCACGTCAGCATTGGCCTCACATTTTCGAACTTCCTAAGTCCTTCAATTCgcaccttgggctggagagatggctcagcggttaagagcactgactgcttttccagaggtgctgaattcagttcccagcaaccatatggtggctcacaaccatctgtaaagggatctagtgccctcttctggtgtgtctgaagatagctaccatgtactcatatacataaaatagataaataaacctttaaaataaaaaaaaaaaactgcacctTGTGGGTAAAGGAGACCAGGAGGCTGGCAAGTACCAGAACCTAAGCCCCAACTCAGTCCACCCCACAACCCTTCCTCCTCAGCCGGAGGCAATGCTAGGGAAGGCTGCGTGGTCCTCTACCACCACTCCCACGCCCACAGCTCAGGACAACAGCCTTAGTTAGGTATTTTCCGCCCTGTGGATGCAtgatgaacgaatgaatgaaatCCCTGGGTACACTCCAGTCAATAGTGGCTGCTCCAGGGAACGGTGATATTGCTGGGTACCGATGGAGAGAAAGGTCTAAGGTAGGAGGGCGGAGCCCCTGCACCCATTCTGAGCACCTGGAAGGAACTTAGGAAGATTTCAAAGGCCAGTTTGGCGAAGCGCAGGGAGCCTTCAGCCTGTTCCTCTGTCACGGGAGCAAACACCACCTCGTGGACACCCAGCAGGGGCACCAGTGTCAGCGTGGAGCGAGCCAGCCTGGGAAGAGACGATGTCAGTGGCCCGCATATTCTCGCCCCTGATTCTGGCCCCATCTGCTTCCCACATTGGGTCCTCAGCCTGCCCTCACCTTAGTCGGTAGTCGGGGCAGCGCATCTGCCGTGTCCTCAGCTTTGAAACAAGGATGCCAAGGATACGGATGAAGATGAGGAAATTGATCTGTGAGAAGAAAGAGACTGAGCCAGAAGCTATTCGGTTCTGGGGTGGAACAGGGGATTGGCGCTCCTCTTCCCCAGAACGAGAAATCCCTGAGCACGGCTTGGAGGAGGCGAGACTGGCCTACCAAGATGGTTATTAGGATGGGGGTGCGAATGATCCACCAAATGGCTTTGACTTCGTTGCGCTCCCAGCACCTAGAGGAGGCAGGGTAGAACTGAGACCCGAAATGCTCCCGCAACCCCCAGTCACCCCTAATAAGGCAGGCTCCCTCACCATGCCCTGCCCACCCTCTCATTAAGGTCCACCTACATTCAAGACCAACCCCATCCTGCTTTTCAGGAAATCCTCCACCTTTCCCAGCCCATAATCCCTTTATACCCCGCCCACCCTCTCCGCACCATCTCTTTTCCACCCTTCCCCGCCTCCTATCCCATGTAGCTCCGCCCCCAGCCCGGGCCCCGCCCCCCAGACCCTGCAACTCACTGTGTGTTCTCGTACAGGTACCTGACGATCACCCAGGGGATGACGAAAAGCGCGGGGGCCCCTGTGCAGACCCCgatccccgccccccaccccgcCGCAGCTGTCAGTGTGCACACGAGCCCCTTCCAGGCCcaagggagtgggaggggaggaaacGCGGATCGGGTGGGTAGTGGGGGAGCCGAGATGCGCTGGGCTGGGGggaagggtggggctggggagcaCAGAGTCAGGGCTCACCCCAGCCAAGAAGCAGGTAGCAGCGGAAGTGGCCCTTTTTTGAGCGTCCCACGATCACCAGCAGATGGTGCAGATACACACCCTCCACCAGCAGCCAGGTGTAATTGGCTCCCACACAGTACTGGGTCATGATCTGGGCTGTGCGGCAGGCAGCTAGGGCCTATGAAGCCATCAGACAAGGGTAgtctctttgttttattatttgtatgtattccTTTGTGTATGTGGTAGTAAggcttgaacccaggacttcctgctTGTTAGGCAGaagttctaccactgagtcacgcccccagcccctcactgggaattctaggcaggggctctaccagtgAGTTATattccatttctcttctctttgagtcagggtctcagtAAATTgtccaagctgtccttgaacttgctttgtGGCCCAAACAGGTTTTAATCTATCAATTGTGCTCGGCTTAGCACCTAACTGGGACTATTGGGACTTCCTGACCAGGCAGGGCTCATCTCCATCTCTTGCCCTCAACTGTTTTACTCTGGGTTTCCAGCAAATGGCTTATCTTATCTCAACTTATTCACATTCACTTTCACTTGAGGACTCTCCCACATTGATTCCCTTAACAACTGGCATTTTCTATTCTGTTACCACAGTGAAGTACCCTTAGAATCCCACTACGTAGCCTTTGCCACAgtagctcattttttaaaaaataaataatattttatattatgtaggtttgttttcaagacagggtttctctgtgtagccctggctgtcctggaacttggcctcccgagtgctaggccagagagatggctcagaggttaagagcactggctgctcttccagaggtcttttcccagttcaattcccagcacccacattgcagctcacaattgtttgtaactccagctccaggggatctgatacccttttctggcctctgagggcaccaggcttGTACATGGActaatcatacatacatacatacatacatacatacatacatacatacatacaggaaaacactcacacatatggtggcgcacgcctttaatcccagcacttgggaggcagagataggcagatttctgagtttgaggccagcctggtctacagagtgagttccaggacagccaaggctatacagagaaaccccgtcttgaccccccccccaaaaaaaaggaaatgccaAGCTGTGCTCCCACaggtgtgtgaaggtcagagaccTTTTAGGAGTGTGCCACCGTGTGGGGTCTGGGGTTGAATCATCAGGCTCATAAGCCAATGCCGCTAAATACTGAgacatctcttttcttcctctattttatATGTAGAGacattttgcctacatgcatgtctgtgcatcacatgcaggtcagaagagagcatcggatcccctacaactggagttacagatggttgtgagctgctgtgggtATGCTAGGAATCAATCCAGGTCGTctgcaagagcaggcagtgctcttaactactgagccatctcttcagcctggtggcctcttaatctttcttttcatttccccaGTACTGAACCAGGTACTCTATTAGTGAACTTCACCCTCAAGAGCATCACCCGCCCCCCTACACACAATTAGTAAAGTCCTTTGTTCACAGCCCTGAGTTTCATCTCCCTGCCTCAAGGAACAAACTGGTTCCTTCCTGATCCCTTGGTTTCTTCCTCCCATCCTGTCACCCAAGCTCTCACTACGTAGCGATGAGGAAAGGTATGGAAATAGATGGGAAACTTCTTGATCCCACctggaaggaggagatggagtaCCTGGTTCCACAGCGTAGGGGTCTGGTCCCCAGTGTAGGGACCCAGTGGAGGCAATAGCTTGTCTCTGGTGAGGATGGCTGCAGCCCGCAGCATGAAAGACGTGAACAGGTTCATGTGAATGTAATTACGAATGCAGTGCAGCCGCCTGGGGGATGTGAGAGACAAAAAGGGCCGGGAGCCACTGTAGAACTGTCCTCAGGCATCGAGTCCCTTGAAGCGGCCCCCCATCCTTTCCCCTAGAGCCACACTATCTCCCATCTTAGCGAAGAAACCCAGGCCCAGTCTCCACCACAGCACGCAGAGTTGGTGGGTCGCACCTGAACAAACTTAATATGAGCAGGGCTAGCAGCAGAGCGGCCAGGGACAGGGAGTAGCCAACGGTATACACGGTCTGCAGGCGCTCCAGGATCAGCTTCTGGTCCTGGCAGAGACGAGGAAAGCGAGAGAAGCCGCGACTCTTTCAGCTGGTCCAGAGGAGAGACGGGGCTATCCACCACCCCTCCCCTCACACCCTGGTCTTTTCTGGGAAAAATGTTCCTTCGCTCCGAATTGGCGCTGCAAATCGCCTATTTTCTCCTTGAAGCTCCACTTGTACTTCTTTAAGTGGTGTTGACTCCACCCTTCACCTCCAAGGCTGCGTgggcacattcatacacacacaaactcacacacacacacacacacacacacacgcacgcacacgcacacacacacacacagacataccagattttgtgtgtgtgtgtatatatatgtatatatatgtatatatatatacatatatgtatatatctttgttttttccaagacaaggtttcattgtacagccctggctctcctggaactcactctgtagaccaggctgacctcaagctcagcgatctgcctgcctctgccttcctcccaatgctgggattaagacGTGTGCCGCCACCGCAGCCACCACCATGTTTCCTGAGTTGGATTTTAATTACTTACAACCCAGAGTTCTACTCAGTACAAGAGGTGTCAGTTGGGCCTGAAACTcgtgaggtcttttttttttttgaaactctCCCCAGACACCCTAGCCtgaatccccacccccaccccgctcaCCTGAAAGGCCCCATTCTTCTCTGGATTCTCACACTGAGTGTGGTCTCTCCAAGATCCCCACTGGCCATCACTGCCACACTGGCGGAAGACGAAGCCTGCAGACACTATGGGAACATAAGGGGTGGgtggtgtgggggttgggggaggggtgtcagaGAAAGAGGTGTAGCAGTTCGCCACTGTAAACTTTTGTACACATTTGGGAAGCCGAGGCAAAAGGATTgccatgagctcaaggccagcctggaccccCACGTTCAACAGGCAGAAGCGCTGGCAGCCAAGCCAAgagacccgagtttgatccctgagacccacgtGGTGAAAGGATTCCTGTAAATTGACCTCTGATCACCACACCCCTGCCATAGCTCATtcatccacacatacatgcaataaaTAAAGACAAGGATACGTAAATCATGTGACAGAGCCCAGGGGACACAGATATTGGGAGACACCTGGCTTGACAGATAGGGTCAGCTGACAGGAGCAGGAGGGGCTAGGTGAGGGTGGAGTCTGGGATGAGGGCCTCACCCTGACGGTACCAGGGCAGATACCAGGGGCAAGAcacccaggcagtggtgttgGCGGCCGTGTAATTCCAGCAGACATACATATCGAAGGAACCGTTACAGGCCAGGCCTAAGGTAGAGGGAAACAGAGCCTAAGGCTGAAGGAGAGGGGTGGTCTGGTTTGTCATTCTTCTACACCTCCAGCTTGCACAAGTCCCTTACTGGCCACAAGCTCCTCCCACCAGACCTCAAGACCCCACCCATTCAACGTCCTAGTCCCACTCCAGGCTCCTCCCACCAAGTAAATCCcaaattcttattattttctagAAAGTTCAATTATCAAGCTCCACCTCCCCAAACCCGCCCATTGCAGGTCAGGTCCCGCCCAgggctcctcccacctcctctgcTACCTTCCCTGATTCATCTGTTTTCAGAATCCAACCCTGATCCTCACAGCCTACCCCAGCCAAGCCCCACCCACACCTCCTGAGCCCTCCAGTCACACCTGAGGGAGGTTTTGTGGCCTCCAAGGTCTTTTGGCACTTTTGGCCGTAGCGCTCCCAGCGCTGATACAGCTCTCCCGTGGTCTGCCCCTCAGAGTCTGtctaagagaagaaaggagggaggaccCCCGCAGGGTAACCTCCTCCCAGGCAGCAAGCTCGGCTGGGAAAGGCCAGAAGAATCCTTAGAGATTTGAGGGGCTGTCCAGTTTTTTACACAGGAGTCCTGGGTGGCTTTTAGAAACCTCTTAGATGGAACTGGGGTGCCTAGAAGACCGCCCAAAGGCAGGGGTAGCTTGTCCCCACCTGGAGGACTTGTGAGGGAAAATGTGTGAAGAGAAGCTACCAGTTCATACAGGGAGAGAGGCAAGCAGCCTGAAAACTCTCCCTAATGTAGGGGAAGGCTTAAAAACCATCCCAGAGCGCCTGTATCTCTCGAGGTCCTCACCTCCGCCCTCTGGAGTGGCAGTCCCCACAACCacaacagcagaagcagcaggcgCTGGGGCATCCTTGAAAGGTGATGGAGACTCTGGGCACTGAAGGTAGTTGGCCTGCAGGGTCCCGCAGAACCAACTCTTGGGCTTCAGCCCAAGTCGGGGGTTCACCTGCCAGAAGCACACGGCGTCTGAGGCCACGCCCCCATTTCCGCACGTGAGGATTCAGGGCGGAGCAGGACGAGGCGCGGCCTCCAGTAGATAAGTGAGGTTGGGATCAGCTAAGCGGTTCCCAGGCCCTCCTAAGTGTTGCTGAGGCAGCCAAGGTGGCAGGGAGGGGTGTTTGCTGAGGGGCCTGTTTCCCTAGAGCTGTGACGGACAGAAGCGTCAGTGTCACCGGGAGGCTAGACAGGAGAGACTTTTTGGAAACCTGGGACGTCCTTAGAGAGGAGGGAATAGAAACCGTCAGTCAAGCCTTGAAGGGAACTTGAACAGATCATTTGAGTTCGCATCCTCCCAGCTCAaaggctttttggtttttgttttaaatttaatttagatAAAAGCCCAATCTTCTAAAACTTCCCTGGCTTCGAGAAGTCAGAGGGATAGCGCTTGCCCAGCATCTAAATATTTAGGGACCAGAGAGATATTAGACCCTGGGTTTCTGACTTTTGGACGTTAGATGCTCTGAAAATCCTTCTAACCCCAACTTATCACCCCCGCCCAGACAATGTGAATGCAGGGTTTCAAGAGGGAATCTCAgagctacagaaaagaaaaagaaaaccaaaaaccaaagaaaccaaaacaacagcaacaacaacaaaatcacggACTCAGTTATAAGGGCTAAGGACAGAAAGACTCGGGGACAATGAGACACAAGCGAGAGATCAGAAACTAAAGAGCAAGAAAAGAGATAAAGGCAAAAAAATGTGGCTCAGAGACAGAGGAAGTGAataggggagagacagagaaagggaaagagtagAAATAAGCCCATTTAGAGATTAAGAGAGGTGAAGAGATgacagggcagagaggcagaaagagacaaagatTGAGACAGGGAGACAGTCAAGGGAGAGATAGGCCCAGGGCAGGGGCTTGATGGAGACCCCTTACCTGTACGGAGTCCTGCTTGCAATCTCCACTGACACAGCTGCCCTGCCTGGCTTGCCAGAGAGCTCTGGAAGAGGTGACAGGCGCTGGCAGCCTGGGGTGTtgggagggggcggggccagGGCGGAACAGAGAACAGGAGGGGGAAGCTCTGGGGAAGAGTGGGAACCGTGGAGCAGGCACGTTTATCACAGCCACTGTGTCACGTAGAGGGAGCAGCGAGACAGTTACGGTCGCCCCTCCCCCAGGCCACAGAACACACTATGCCATCCAGCTACTTACACAGCCTCTCATGCTGCTTCACACAGGATCCCAAACGCTGAGCAGGAGAGCTGCAGAGACTCACAGAGTAACGCGACCATTCATAGCTATACAACTGGGATCCATGCTGAGAGAGCTAGTCCTTCACCCAAGGCTTCCCAATTACTTGCAGGGACACGCAGCTGTGTGTCCAGGGATGGGGACACttcacatacatgtaaacacagtCCACAGTCCTAATGCCACTGTCTTTCTGTTGCCATTGtttggtgtatatatatgtgtgtacatgcccatGTGTATGCGTGAaggaccagaggacaacttctgatGTGATTCTTGAGTGCTGTCTACTTCCTTTGATTTGGTCTTTCAAGACAAAATTTGtcaccgggcaatggtggcacacgcctttaatcccagcacttgggaggcagaggcaggcggatttctgagttcaaggccagcctggtctacagagtgagttccaggacagccagggctacacagagaaaacctgtctcgaaaaaagacaagatttgtctgtgtagccctggctgtccttgaactcactatataaacctgGCTGCCCTtgaatgcagagatctgcctgcctccgactccctggtactgggattacaatCGTACACTACCCAGCTTAATTTAACTTGCTCTTGCTGCATgcataacaagcactttaccaagtgaACCGTTGCCCCAATCCCTGacttgtctttgttttaattttatgtgctcGAGTGGTTTTCTGAATGCATGGAGGCATATGCACCACATTCACGAAGTACCTGGGCGGGTGGCCAgtagagggcactggatcccctggaactggagctatccATGGTTGTGAATCTCCCCAttgggtgttgagaactgaatcCTGGGTCCTCCTGAAGTGTTCTTAActgtcatttctccagccctatatcgtgtgtgtgtgtgtgtgtgtgtgtgtgtgtgtgtgtgtgtgtgtcttaaacaaaacagaatcttACTATATAACCGAGGTGGTCTCCAACCttggatcctcctgccccagcttttcaagtgctgagattcagaTTTCAATTGCACAGGCCCATGCAGTGACCACATCTGGCTCCACATTTGGCAGCACTATCAATCACTCAATGGTCACAACTGGTCTGTGTCCCTCAGGAGGACTGGACATCCGGAGCAGGGCCTGAAGCAATGAGTGTCCAGGATATAAATGTGCCTGGCTGTGTGGTGATATGCACAACCATTTAGTCCTCTCACAACCCaagctgaaacacacacacacacacacacacacacacacacactgtgtcagGAGGCCACATCCAAAAACACTGTCCCTTGTGACATACATCACAGTCTCCCAGAGACTATACCATGTGTGACAGCATAAACTCCTCAGGGAACACCAAGATGTATGCTCTCTCATTGCCACACCCAGTTTTGTATGGGCAGACAACCATACCATTGTTCCGTCTATACTCACAACCCATAGACATTCTACATAGATTCCAGAGATGGAATTTAAGTCTTCAGGCTTGATGGCAGGcacctttaaccactgaactaccTTGTCAGCTAATGTCTCCACTtgacccaggctagccttgaactcatcatcctGTTTTGATGCTGAAATGAAACCCTGGTTCTTGTGCATGGTAGGCAATCACTCTAACAGTGCACCATGCCTCCAGcacctccctgggggattctaggtagggGCTCTACCACCGAGCCTcgccccagctcctcactggggaattctaggcaggggctctaccactgagccacacccccagcccctcactgggggattctctTGCCTCACTTCCCAGAAGATTAGCTTACACTCTCAGCTTAAGTGTGTCCCATGTGTGATCGACCCTTCCTGGCCCCACAGCTAGTCACACAGTCACCTGTCCATACATTGTGAACCCTACTGTCACACATTAATATCCAGTCTTAAAATGGTCCCATGGTAACAGGAACCTATATATTACCCACATTTTTACATTCTGTACTTCCAGGATCTTCCTTCACCCCAGGTATAGGAAACATCTGTCTGTGGAATGTAGGATGGGGAAATTTGGAGCCCAGTCTGAAAACCCAGTGTCTCCTGCTCAATACACATCGCCAGTTCAGGCTGCTTGCTTGCTCCCGTGGGACCTGTGTGATAAGTGGGCCAGAGGGGAGCCTGCCCATTTTTCAGAGGACAAGCTGAGACCCAGAGGCCCCAGGAAGGGCAGGGAATGGCCTGAGGTCCACATCAGAAGCAAGGAGCAGAGAGAATGGGAGGCGGGGTGAGGGTCCTTACCGCCTGGCCCCTGGGgacctctctgctctctgctccacATTCCTGGCGCCCTGTGGATCCTGGGAAAGTATCTTTCCCTGAAGTAGAGCTTGAAGGGGGTCTGAGATTGAAGAGCACCTCGCGGACAACTGGGACGGGATCCTGCCGGGCTTCACGAGGGCATGAAGGTCACTGGactggagagggaggaaggggatggaGCTGGGGTGGTAAGAGGGTAGGAAAAGAACttgagacccagaaagataagAAGTGG includes:
- the Gipr gene encoding gastric inhibitory polypeptide receptor; the protein is MPQRLLLLLLWLWGLPLQRAETDSEGQTTGELYQRWERYGQKCQKTLEATKPPSGLACNGSFDMYVCWNYTAANTTAWVSCPWYLPWYRQVSAGFVFRQCGSDGQWGSWRDHTQCENPEKNGAFQDQKLILERLQTVYTVGYSLSLAALLLALLILSLFRRLHCIRNYIHMNLFTSFMLRAAAILTRDKLLPPLGPYTGDQTPTLWNQALAACRTAQIMTQYCVGANYTWLLVEGVYLHHLLVIVGRSKKGHFRCYLLLGWGAPALFVIPWVIVRYLYENTQCWERNEVKAIWWIIRTPILITILINFLIFIRILGILVSKLRTRQMRCPDYRLRLARSTLTLVPLLGVHEVVFAPVTEEQAEGSLRFAKLAFEIFLSSFQGFLVSVLYCFINKEVQSEIRKGWRLRRLLLSLQRPRPQQELAPRAVPLSSAPREAAIGNALPSGMLHVPGDDVLESYC